The Brachionichthys hirsutus isolate HB-005 chromosome 1, CSIRO-AGI_Bhir_v1, whole genome shotgun sequence genome has a window encoding:
- the mrpl16 gene encoding large ribosomal subunit protein uL16m isoform X1 gives MISLTKAAVGGLTGICRAHGHQGPSHIHLRTLVAGMKTFDIPPDYSHVVLPERPKLKVLEKVPNLAKVRREMKNLQDIQGPAKTGDAFTTGQYAIVALGGGYLRWGHTEMIRLTIGRKLDFQKTFAVWRIKGPYKPITRKSLGHRMGGGKGAIDHYVTPVRCGNLILEVGGKVEFKEVEHVLRQVAKKLPFPAKVVSRESLAAMQKEQVERIENNQNPWTFKRIAQGNMLGIRKVLSPFDLQNHGRYTGKFYFPERV, from the exons ATGATTTCCCTCACCAAGGCTGCTGTCGGAGGATTGACCGGAATCTGTCGAGCTCACGGTCATCAAG GTCCTTCGCACATCCACTTGAGAACCCTAGTAGCTGGGATGAAGACGTTTGACATTCCTCCAGACTACAGCc ATGTGGTGTTGCCGGAGAGACCCAAACTAAAGGTTCTGGAGAAGGTACCAAACTTAGCAAAGGTCAGGAGAGAGATGAAGAATCTGCAGGATATCCAGGGTCCTGCAAAGACAGGGGATGCCTTCACCACAGGACAGTATGCTATTGTG GCCTTGGGAGGGGGCTACCTGCGTTGGGGTCACACCGAAATGATTCGTCTTACCATCGGTCGCAAATTGGACTTCCAAAAGACATTTGCCGTCTGGCGCATCAAAGGCCCATATAAACCCATCACACGTAAAAGTCTGGGTCATCGCATGGGTGGCGGCAAGGGAGCCATCGACCACTATGTGACACCCGTACGCTGCGGAAATTTAAtcctggaggtgggaggaaaggTGGAGTTTAAGGAGGTTGAACATGTCTTGAGACAAGTGGCAAAGAAACTTCCTTTCCCCGCAAAG GTAGTGAGTAGAGAAAGCCTTGCCGCGATGCAGAAGGAGCAGGTCGAAAGGATTGAGAACAACCAGAACCCCTGGACGTTTAAGAGGATAGCACAGGGCAACATGCTGGGTATCAGGAAGGTGCTCAGCCCGTTTGACC
- the mrpl16 gene encoding large ribosomal subunit protein uL16m isoform X2, translated as MISLTKAAVGGLTGICRAHGHQGSPSHIHLRTLVAGMKTFDIPPDYSHVVLPERPKLKVLEKVPNLAKVRREMKNLQDIQGPAKTGDAFTTGQYAIVALGGGYLRWGHTEMIRLTIGRKLDFQKTFAVWRIKGPYKPITRKSLGHRMGGGKGAIDHYVTPVRCGNLILEVGGKVEFKEVEHVLRQVAKKLPFPAKVVSRESLAAMQKEQVERIENNQNPWTFKRIAQGNMLGIRKVLSPFDLQNHGRYTGKFYFPERV; from the exons ATGATTTCCCTCACCAAGGCTGCTGTCGGAGGATTGACCGGAATCTGTCGAGCTCACGGTCATCAAGGTA GTCCTTCGCACATCCACTTGAGAACCCTAGTAGCTGGGATGAAGACGTTTGACATTCCTCCAGACTACAGCc ATGTGGTGTTGCCGGAGAGACCCAAACTAAAGGTTCTGGAGAAGGTACCAAACTTAGCAAAGGTCAGGAGAGAGATGAAGAATCTGCAGGATATCCAGGGTCCTGCAAAGACAGGGGATGCCTTCACCACAGGACAGTATGCTATTGTG GCCTTGGGAGGGGGCTACCTGCGTTGGGGTCACACCGAAATGATTCGTCTTACCATCGGTCGCAAATTGGACTTCCAAAAGACATTTGCCGTCTGGCGCATCAAAGGCCCATATAAACCCATCACACGTAAAAGTCTGGGTCATCGCATGGGTGGCGGCAAGGGAGCCATCGACCACTATGTGACACCCGTACGCTGCGGAAATTTAAtcctggaggtgggaggaaaggTGGAGTTTAAGGAGGTTGAACATGTCTTGAGACAAGTGGCAAAGAAACTTCCTTTCCCCGCAAAG GTAGTGAGTAGAGAAAGCCTTGCCGCGATGCAGAAGGAGCAGGTCGAAAGGATTGAGAACAACCAGAACCCCTGGACGTTTAAGAGGATAGCACAGGGCAACATGCTGGGTATCAGGAAGGTGCTCAGCCCGTTTGACC
- the txnl4b gene encoding thioredoxin-like protein 4B, translated as MSLFLPKLTCKKDIDEVIKAVAEKVVVLRFGRDEDFVCLQLDEILSKTAHDLSNMASIYIVDVGKAPVYTRYFDISYIPSTVFFFNGQHMKVDYGSPDHTKFVGSFKTKQDFMDLIEVIYRGAMRGKMIVQSPIDPKNILKYDLLYHGI; from the exons ATGAGCTTATTTTTACCTAAATTAACTTGTAAAAAAGACATAGATGAAGTTATCAAAGCGGTAGCAGAAAAGGTCGTCGTTCTGAGGTTTGGGAGGGACGAAGACTTTGTCTGTCTCCAGCTGGATGAGATC CTGTCAAAAACTGCACATGACCTGAGCAACATGGCGTCCATCTATATCGTCGACGTGGGTAAAGCTCCCGTCTACACGAGATACTTCGACATCAGTTACATTCCCTCCACCGTCTTCTTTTTCAACGGGCAGCACATGAAAGTGGATTATGG atcCCCAGATCACACCAAGTTTGTTGGCAGCTTCAAGACCAAGCAAGATTTCATGGATCTGATTGAAGTTATATACAGAGGAGCCATGCGTGGGAAGATGATTGTTCAGAGTCCTATTGATCCTAAGAATATTCTCAAATATGATCTCCTCTACCACGGAATTTAG
- the trmt10c gene encoding tRNA methyltransferase 10 homolog C has translation MLRLLATEGLQGLLKCRHLTPSCVTKGTAARVLLNGIAPRRLRFPTRPFCTARPTWKDAEQPKRDGSEDAQTVDLDKWKSVMRAEIAEHQQGVNEGNEEEEEDDSLLSETRNKVNMMREAGTFVPQEMTDQQVHELSKLTTKTSRKRYLKFLALKERYKMADRAKKERKRAEMAAVVKEPSTEEEHPRNAFLMRPPMPSWEKLTLWRCAQAMMFGQPLVFDMSYETKMNRRELENAVSQMMEAEGWNRRASEPFHLHYCSLQPDGGFQETFVKRYKAEHWDRLLVTATDREPLDVFPLEQLVYLTADSPNVLHKFDHSKVYIIGALVDFSIQPGVSLSNAKRRQIATARLPLDRYLQWGCGSKNMTLDQMMRIMCAVKETGSWTEALKFVPTRKHEARVEGIPARSAKDGRRFAGKHLDPSHEQPGIAGNKRKWSPSSFPSSVEGRRTGERKVWWEEE, from the coding sequence ATGTTACGGCTCCTCGCGACCGAGGGGCTTCAAGGACTCCTAAAATGCAGACATCTCACGCCATCCTGCGTTACCAAGGGAACAGCCGCACGCGTACTCCTCAACGGGATCGCTCCTCGCCGGCTTCGTTTCCCGACTCGCCCGTTCTGCACGGCGAGACCGACGTGGAAAGACGCTGAACAACCCAAAAGAGATGGATCCGAGGACGCGCAGACGGTCGACCTGGACAAATGGAAATCTGTCATGAGAGCTGAGATCGCAGAACATCAACAAGGAGTCAATGAGGGaaacgaagaagaggaagaagacgatTCTCTGCTCAGTGAAACTCGGAATAAAGTTAATATGATGCGGGAAGCTGGTACCTTCGTACCTCAAGAGATGACCGACCAACAGGTACACGAGCTGTCCAAGCTCACCACCAAAACCTCGAGGAAGAGGTATCTGAAGTTCCTGGCGTTGAAGGAGCGCTACAAAATGGCAGACCGGgcgaagaaagagaggaagagggcagAAATGGCGGCCGTGGTGAAGGAGCCGAGCACGGAAGAGGAGCACCCTAGAAACGCGTTCCTCATGAGGCCCCCGATGCCCTCTTGGGAAAAGCTCACACTCTGGAGGTGTGCCCAGGCCATGATGTTCGGGCAGCCGCTGGTGTTCGACATGAGCTACGAGACCAAAATGAACAGACGCGAGCTGGAGAACGCCGTGTCCCAGATGATGGAGGCGGAAGGATGGAACCGGCGCGCCAGCGAGCCCTTTCACCTCCACTACTGCTCCCTGCAGCCGGACGGGGGCTTCCAGGAGACGTTCGTCAAACGCTACAAGGCCGAGCACTGGGACCGTCTGTTGGTCACCGCCACGGACCGCGAGCCCTTGGACGTGTTCCCCCTCGAGCAGCTCGTCTACCTCACCGCGGACTCTCCCAATGTTCTCCACAAATTTGACCACTCCAAGGTTTACATAATCGGAGCTCTGGTGGACTTTTCCATCCAGCCCGGCGTGTCGCTGAGCAACGCCAAGCGCAGGCAAATAGCCACGGCCCGTTTACCGCTGGACCGGTACCTCCAGTGGGGCTGTGGATCCAAGAACATGACGCTGGACCAGATGATGCGCATCATGTGCGCCGTGAAGGAGACGGGGAGCTGGACGGAGGCGTTGAAGTTCGTTCCCACGAGGAAGCACGAGGCGAGAGTGGAGGGGATCCCGGCCCGAAGCGCGAAAGACGGGAGGCGGTTCGCCGGCAAACATCTGGATCCGTCTCACGAGCAGCCGGGCATCGCCGGGAACAAGAGAAAGTGGAGCCCGTCGTCGTTTCCGAGCAGCGTGGAGGGAAGACGAACGGGAGAACGCAAAGTCTGGTGGGAGGAGGAGTGA
- the blzf1 gene encoding golgin-45, whose protein sequence is MAAVRGSAKVPIRGAGDGMETKKTPSVLEISTDKPPPGPSTLPPLKVAGPKPGSKRVHPAPPPLGVLHLGKVNREACTEVEAVRILVPRASISRTSRAGLVEGKGEAGRRDPSPLPVAEDWRGQLEKLQNSERRLLQDKEGLYNQLRVQTEVNRELKKLLVASVGDDLQYHFERMSREKNQLILENESLGRSAAHTAEQLERRSIQCDVWRSKFLASRVMAEELTNARAALQRQTREAQGAIQDLLLEREEFSRDMLLTHRSLEQLLVSLQWGRQQTYYPSAQALSTGELAAANHELADAINSHLLGSGAPAPASAKAEQLCSTPAEKMAEKVLKILDPISSSESKADSPLGDSAPSSFLGNRKRIGRFHPYTRYENITFNCCERCTGDILVM, encoded by the exons ATGGCCGCTGTGAGAG GTTCTGCCAAAGTGCCGATCCGAGGTGCCGGCGATGGCATGGAAACTAAAAAAACACCTTCTGTGTTAGAAATAAGCACAGACAAACCGCCACCAGGTCCATCCACACTTCCCCCTCTGAAGGTTGCCGGTCCAAAACCCGGCTCCAAACGCGTgcatcctgcccccccacctctcGGGGTGCTCCACCTTGGCAAGGTGAATCGCGAGGCCTGCACTGAGGTGGAAGCCGTGAGGATCCTCGTCCCACGTGCCTCCATTAGCCGGACCAGCCGCGCGGGGCTCGTTGAGGGGAAGGGGGAAGCGGGGCGGCGGGATCCCTCCCCGCTGCCCGTGGCGGAGGACTGGAGAGGACAGCTGGAGAAGCTTCAGAATTCTGAACGCCGGCTGCTGCAGGACAAGGAGGGTCTTTACAATCAGCTCCGCGTACAGACAGAG GTGAACCGTGAGCTGAAGAAACTGCTGGTGGCGTCCGTGGGCGACGACCTCCAGTACCACTTTGAGCGCATGTCCCGGGAGAAAAACCAGCTGATTCTGGAGAACGAGTCTCTCGGCCGGAGTGCGGCTCACACGGCGGAACAGCTGGAACGAAGGAGCATCCAGTGTGACGTGTGGAGGAGCAAATTCCTGGCCAGCAG AGTGATGGCGGAGGAGCTGACCAATGCCAGAGCGGCCCTGCAGAGGCAGACCCGGGAGGCGCAGGGAGCCAtccaggacctgctgctggagcgAGAGGAGTTCTCCCGGGACATGCTGCTCACTCACAG GTCTttggagcagctgctggtgtCGCTGCAGTGGGGCAGGCAGCAAACGTACTACCCGAGCGCACAGGCCCTCAGCACCGGAGAGCTGGCGGCGGCCAATCACGAGCTCGCAGACGCCATCAATTCCCACCTCCTGGGGAGCggcgcccccgcccccgccagcGCCAAAGCCGAACAGCTCTGCAGCACTCCGGCTGAGAAGATGGCGGAGAAG GTGCTGAAGATTTTGGATCCGATTTCCTCCTCCGAAAGCAAGGCGGACTCTCCGCTGGGCGactccgccccctccagctTCCTCGGCAACAGAAAGAGGATTGGCCGGTTTCACCCTTACACCCGCTACGAGAACATTACGTTCAACTGCTGCGAGCGCTGCACCGGAGACATCCTGGTCATGTAA
- the ercc5 gene encoding DNA excision repair protein ERCC-5, which produces MGVHGLWRLLESTGKPISPETLEGKILAVDISIWLNQALKGVRDREGISIQNAHLLTLFNRICKLLFFRIKPVFVFDGEAPLLKKQTLALRRQRKEEMSVASKQTNEKLLKTFLRRQAIKAALGNGRRGLVLSHRSKDPLPSLSGVRRDGVDDMYVLPALPAAEERDKSSPEVEEDGPWEELADSHPMIQGELLEDPNSVDVNSEEFASLPPEMKHEMLKDMKEFSKRRRTMFYKPPEDSGEFSRYQLAGLLQRNKLNQHLEGVQKEMRDRSASGAQQLYDEDGEQKGHSVESNRLASEDHSHYILIKGECCCQKKSEVASESRPAAPPWSGNSLSGSKRSAAGRPEPLWGPVCEDEEKSKGSGIAASKAFHGEASPPSPRTLKAIQAAMDEGSEEEETHQDSDGGGLSPRTLPAIREALTEEEDGAAECMTGIGRSATESQENSLHPAPQTVISSSEEEPEPQNVDSLPNEKPDLKRSTTGRSLHVKGGVSEDETEEVMKKKEALPSPMLHQSDENEVTDPVPLELRRDESNEAAEGRGVDGVESEDSESEESFIEVSGEESKDDSHSLVGENEPPHQLDEDEPMKEEGEEEEERSKESPGSPAATLTSGEDKGEPGEEELKEGTEAESSGAPAVHEWENFDLDELEALESSLQVEQSSLKELKEQQERMASTVTGQMHLESQELLRLFGIPFLVAPTEAEAQCAALDHGDQTHGTITDDSDVWLFGGRHVYKNFFSQSKYVEHYQSSDLQSQLGLDRTKLINLAYLLGSDYTEGLPGVGFVTGMEILNEFPGAGLEPLTAFSKWWSEAQENKRLVADSRDTKVKKKLRHLKLHPGFPNPAVAQAYLQPAVEPSGSAFSWGRPQLDLVREFCLSRFGWSSRRTEETLQPVIKQLNMQQTQLRIDSFFRMEQQEKAIRSRRLRRAVTCMKRKERGGGEEGEDGEEEIPAPSKSMRGKETRRSPKRLGEGTEILAAGGGFLGSEVILEPPLVSVKRGSSTSGESLPIKAPQSTRTPPQSAGRRSSTSSSGEDSDAGGKVAMVTARSVFDGGLRGRGAKSTRGRRNLRGKGSGKKL; this is translated from the exons ATGGGGGTTCATGGACTCTGGAGGCTGCTGGAAAGTACAGGGAAGCCCATCAGCCCCGAGACTCTGGAGGGAAAGATCCTCGCTGTTG ATATCAGTATTTGGCTGAACCAGGCACTGAAGGGGGTAAGGGACCGGGAAGGCATCAGCATCCAAAACGCCCACCTCCTCACTCTCTTCAACCGGATCTGTAAGCTTCTCTTCTTCCGCATCAAGccggtgtttgtgtttgacggAGAGGCGCCGCTGCTGAAGAAACAGACTCTG GCTCTGAGGAGGCAGCGGAAAGAGGAGATGAGCGTGGCGTCCAAACAGACTAATGAGAAACTCCTCAAGACATTCCTGAGGAGACAGGCGATCAAAGCGGCTCTCGGAAACGGCAGGCGAGGGCTGG TTTTGTCTCACCGCAGTAAAGATCCTCTACCCAGCCTGTCCGGCGTGCGGAGAGATGGGGTGGATGACATGTACGTTCTGCCAGCTCTGCCTGCCGCAGAGGAGAGGGACAAAAGCAG TccagaggtggaggaagacggACCGTGGGAGGAGTTGGCCGACAGTCATCCCATGATTCAG GGAGAATTATTGGAGGACCCCAATTCCGTGGATGTCAATTCCGAGGAGTTCGCCAGCCTGCCTCCTGAAATGAAACACGAGATGCTCAAAGACATGAAAGAGTTTTCCAAAAGACGCCGGACCATGTTCTACAAACCTCCAGAG GATTCAGGAGAATTTTCCCGGTACCAGTTGGCCGGcctgctgcagagaaacaagcTGAACCAGCATCTGGAGGGAGTGCAGAAAGAGATGCGTGACCGGAGCGCCAGCGGAGCTCAGCAGCTCTACGACGAGGACGGGGAGCAGAAGGGTCACAGCGTGGAGTCAAACCGACTGGCCTCAGAAGACCATTCCCACTATATCCTTATTAAAGGGGAGTGCTGCT GCCAAAAAAAGAGCGAGGTAGCCTCCGAGAGTCGCCCTGCAGCTCCGCCCTGGTCTGGGAACTCCTTGTCCGGTAGCAAAAGAAGCGCAGCAGGCAGACCCGAGCCCCTGTGGGGTCCCGTTtgcgaggatgaggagaaatCAAAGGGCTCAGGCATAGCTGCCTCAAAGGCGTTTCACGGCGAGGCCTCACCGCCCTCTCCTCGTACGCTCAAGGCAATCCAGGCTGCAATGGACGAAggctcggaggaggaggagacgcaccAGGATAGCGATGGAGGAGGGTTGTCACCGCGTACCCTGCCGGCAATCCGGGAAGCTCttactgaggaggaagacggtGCTGCTGAATGCATGACTGGAATCGGCAGGTCGGCCACAGAGTCGCAGGAAAATAGTCTTCATCCTGCGCCGCAAACGGTCATCAGCAGCTCAGAGGAAGAACCGGAACCTCAAAATGTGGACTCTTTACCAAATGAAAAGCCTGATCTGAAGAGGAGCACGACAGGCCGAAGTTTACATGTAAAAGGTGGCGTCTCTGAAGATGAGAcggaggaagtgatgaagaaaaaagaagcactACCTTCTCCAATGCTGCACCAATCTGATGAGAACGAGGTGACGGATCCTGTTCCGCTCGAACTGAGACGTGACGAGTCTAATGAAGCTGCAGAGGGGAGGGGCGTAGACGGCGTGGAGTCCGAGGACAGCGAGTCAGAAG AGAGCTTCATTGAGGTTTCGGGAGAGGAAAGTAAAGATGATTCACATTCACTAGTTGGAGAGAACGAGCCTCCACATCAGCTCGACGAAGATGAGCCCAtgaaagaagaaggagaagaagaagaggaacggTCGAAAGAGTCTCCCGGCAGTCCGGCCGCCACTTTGACATCGGGGGAAGACAAGGGGGAGCCGGGAGAGGAAGAACTGAAGGAAGGAACAGAGGCGGAGTCCAGCGGCGCTCCGGCCGTACATGAATGGGAAAACTTTGACCTG gatGAGCTCGAGGCCCTGGAGAGCTCTCTGCAGGTAGAGCAGAGCAGCCTGAAGGAGCTgaaagagcagcaggagaggatggCGAGCACCGTCACCGGACAGATGCACCTGGAGAGCCAG GAGCTGTTGCGGCTTTTCGGAATTCCGTTCCTGGTCGCTCCGACGGAGGCCGAGGCTCAGTGTGCGGCGCTCGACCACGGCGACCAAACCCACGGGACCATCACGGACGACTCGGACGTGTGGCTGTTCGGAGGGAGACACGTCTACAAGAACTTCTTCAGCCAGAGCAAATACGTCGAACACTACCAGTCCAGCGACCTGCAGAGTCAGCTGG ggCTGGACAGGACTAAACTGATAAACCTGGCTTACCTGCTCGGGAGTGATTATACTGAAGGCCTTCCGGGCGTCGGGTTCGTGACCGGGATGGAGATACTGAACGAGTTTCCAGGGGCGGGCTTGGAGCCGCTGACAGCGTTCAG TAAATGGTGGTCAGAGGCTCAGGAGAACAAGCGTCTGGTGGCTGATTCTCGGGATACGAAGGTCAAAAAGAAGTTGAGGCACTTGAAACTGCATCCTGGTTTCCCCAACCCTGCAGTAGCTCAAGCTTACCTTCAACCTGCTGTGGAGCCGTCTGGCAGCGCCTTCAGCTGGGGACGGCCGCAACTCGACCTGGTCAGAGA ATTCTGTCTGAGCCGCTTCGGCTGGAGCAGTCGGAGGACGGAAGAGACTCTTCAGCCTGTGATCAAGCAGCTCAACATGCAGCAG ACTCAGCTGCGGATCGACTCGTTCTTCCGCATGGAGCAACAGGAAAAGGCGATCCGTAGCCGGAGACTCCGCAGAGCGGTCACCtgcatgaagaggaaggagagaggaggaggagaggagggagaggacggCGAAGAGGAGATTCCAGCCCCATCCAAATCTATGAGAGGGAAGGAGACGCGACGGAGTCCAAAGAGATTAGGAGAGGGAACAGAGATActtgctgcaggaggaggatttctggggtcagaggtcattttGGAGCCTCCTCTCGTATCCGTGAAGCGTGGGAGCAGCACCAGCGGGGAGTCCCTCCCGATAAAAGCCCCACAGTCGACTCGGACTCCACCTCAGAGCgccgggaggaggagcagcaccagcagctcagGCGAGGACAGCGACGCTGGCGGTAAAGTTGCTATGGTTACGGCCAGATCTGTGTTCGACGGCGGCCTACGAGGTCGCGGCGCGAAAAGCACGAGAGGGCGAAGAAATTTGAGGGGAAAAGGATCGGGAAAGAAACTGTGA
- the mettl21e gene encoding methyltransferase like 21e isoform X3: MEDANIVEGPAVDAELADAITARQFRPSLIGPEAWEGYRFSGMEIRIKESTDLYGAVLWPSASVLCHFLETNQDKYNLKDKNVIELGAGTGLVTIVSSLLGAKVTSTDLPDVEQRFPRATHCFDYILAADVVYAHPYLDELMDTFDYLCQENTRILWAMRFRLDPENSFVERVGRRFHVEQLYDLPSLSIKLYRAWRKGRRTEGGGEAAWSQSSP; the protein is encoded by the exons ATGGAAGACGCCAACATTGTAGAAG GTCCTGCTGTGGATGCAGAACTCGCCGACGCCATAACGGCCCGACAATTCCGCCCCTCTCTCATTGGTCCAGAGGCCTGGGAGGGATACAGGTTTTCTGGCATGGAGATCCGTATCAAGGAGTCCACGGACCTCTATGGAGCCGTACTCTGGCCCTCG GCGAGCGTGCTGTGTCATTTCCTGGAGACCAACCAAGACAAATACAACCTGAAAGACAAGAACGTGATCGAGCTGGGCGCTGGCACTGGGCTCGTCACCATCGTGTCCAGCCTTTTAG GTGCTAAGGTAACCTCCACCGACCTG CCAGATGTGGAGCAGCGTTTCCCTCGTGCCACGCATTGCTTCGACTACATCCTGGCAGCCGATGTGGTTTACGCTCATCCTTACCTGGATGAGCTGATGGACACCTTCGACTACCTGTGCCAGGAAAACACCAGGATCCTGTGGGCCATGCGCTTTCGTCTGGACCCGGAGAACAGCTTCGTGGAGCGCGTCGGGCGGCGCTTCCATGTGGAGCAGCTGTATGACCTTCCCAGCCTGAGCATCAAACTGTATCGAGCCTGGAGGAAGGGCAGGAGGAccgagggtggaggagaggctgCCTGGAGTCAGAGTTCTCCTTGA
- the mettl21e gene encoding methyltransferase like 21e isoform X1 gives MEDANIVEGPAVDAELADAITARQFRPSLIGPEAWEGYRFSGMEIRIKESTDLYGAVLWPSASVLCHFLETNQDKYNLKDKNVIELGAGTGLVTIVSSLLGAKVTSTDLPDVLGNLQYNVTRNTRDRCKHIPLVTELVWGPDVEQRFPRATHCFDYILAADVVYAHPYLDELMDTFDYLCQENTRILWAMRFRLDPENSFVERVGRRFHVEQLYDLPSLSIKLYRAWRKGRRTEGGGEAAWSQSSP, from the exons ATGGAAGACGCCAACATTGTAGAAG GTCCTGCTGTGGATGCAGAACTCGCCGACGCCATAACGGCCCGACAATTCCGCCCCTCTCTCATTGGTCCAGAGGCCTGGGAGGGATACAGGTTTTCTGGCATGGAGATCCGTATCAAGGAGTCCACGGACCTCTATGGAGCCGTACTCTGGCCCTCG GCGAGCGTGCTGTGTCATTTCCTGGAGACCAACCAAGACAAATACAACCTGAAAGACAAGAACGTGATCGAGCTGGGCGCTGGCACTGGGCTCGTCACCATCGTGTCCAGCCTTTTAG GTGCTAAGGTAACCTCCACCGACCTGCCAGATGTGTTGGGGAACCTCCAATATAACGTCACGCGCAACACCAGGGATCGATGCAAGCACATCCCTCTG GTCACGGAGCTCGTCTGGGGTCCAGATGTGGAGCAGCGTTTCCCTCGTGCCACGCATTGCTTCGACTACATCCTGGCAGCCGATGTGGTTTACGCTCATCCTTACCTGGATGAGCTGATGGACACCTTCGACTACCTGTGCCAGGAAAACACCAGGATCCTGTGGGCCATGCGCTTTCGTCTGGACCCGGAGAACAGCTTCGTGGAGCGCGTCGGGCGGCGCTTCCATGTGGAGCAGCTGTATGACCTTCCCAGCCTGAGCATCAAACTGTATCGAGCCTGGAGGAAGGGCAGGAGGAccgagggtggaggagaggctgCCTGGAGTCAGAGTTCTCCTTGA
- the mettl21e gene encoding methyltransferase like 21e isoform X2, whose protein sequence is MIFFTVSTGPAVDAELADAITARQFRPSLIGPEAWEGYRFSGMEIRIKESTDLYGAVLWPSASVLCHFLETNQDKYNLKDKNVIELGAGTGLVTIVSSLLGAKVTSTDLPDVLGNLQYNVTRNTRDRCKHIPLVTELVWGPDVEQRFPRATHCFDYILAADVVYAHPYLDELMDTFDYLCQENTRILWAMRFRLDPENSFVERVGRRFHVEQLYDLPSLSIKLYRAWRKGRRTEGGGEAAWSQSSP, encoded by the exons ATGATCTTTTTCACAGTAAGCACAG GTCCTGCTGTGGATGCAGAACTCGCCGACGCCATAACGGCCCGACAATTCCGCCCCTCTCTCATTGGTCCAGAGGCCTGGGAGGGATACAGGTTTTCTGGCATGGAGATCCGTATCAAGGAGTCCACGGACCTCTATGGAGCCGTACTCTGGCCCTCG GCGAGCGTGCTGTGTCATTTCCTGGAGACCAACCAAGACAAATACAACCTGAAAGACAAGAACGTGATCGAGCTGGGCGCTGGCACTGGGCTCGTCACCATCGTGTCCAGCCTTTTAG GTGCTAAGGTAACCTCCACCGACCTGCCAGATGTGTTGGGGAACCTCCAATATAACGTCACGCGCAACACCAGGGATCGATGCAAGCACATCCCTCTG GTCACGGAGCTCGTCTGGGGTCCAGATGTGGAGCAGCGTTTCCCTCGTGCCACGCATTGCTTCGACTACATCCTGGCAGCCGATGTGGTTTACGCTCATCCTTACCTGGATGAGCTGATGGACACCTTCGACTACCTGTGCCAGGAAAACACCAGGATCCTGTGGGCCATGCGCTTTCGTCTGGACCCGGAGAACAGCTTCGTGGAGCGCGTCGGGCGGCGCTTCCATGTGGAGCAGCTGTATGACCTTCCCAGCCTGAGCATCAAACTGTATCGAGCCTGGAGGAAGGGCAGGAGGAccgagggtggaggagaggctgCCTGGAGTCAGAGTTCTCCTTGA
- the LOC137893746 gene encoding protein-lysine methyltransferase METTL21C: MDTSSSCFVEEANFARWKEEEEEEEEEEEEQEEEAVKREEDSGPQTQWITGSAPGLGFFSRTEREVFHYVGKEIVIETGFDSYAGMIWPGALALAHYLDTHRGQFNLVDKAVLEIGAGTGLLSVVAAHLGACVTATDLPSVLSNLRVNLSRNTRGCCRHPPQTAALPWGHNLESTFPTSVYDYVLAADVVYHHDFLEELLATMKHFCKPGTTLIWANKVRFETDATFTEKFKKAFHTSPLAEEGEMKILMATCKEEEEEEEAGERRKMC, from the exons ATGGACACTTCGTCATCATGCTTTGTGGAGGAAGCCAATTTTGcgagatggaaagaggaggaagaggaggaggaagaagaggaggaggaacaggaggaggaggcagttAAACGAGAAG AGGACTCCGGCCCTCAAACGCAGTGGATAACAGGATCAGCTCCCGGCCTGGGTTTCTTCAGCAGAACGGAAAGAGAGGTCTTCCATTACGTCGGGAAGGAAATCGTCATAGAAACGGGCTTCGACTCGTACGCAGGCATGATATGGCCCGGG GCCCTGGCTCTCGCTCACTACCTGGACACCCACCGGGGACAGTTCAATCTGGTGGACAAGGCTGTCCTGGAGATCGGGGCGGGGACCGGCCTTCTGTCTGTTGTAGCAGCGCACCTTG GCGCCTGTGTGACAGCCACAGACCTCCCATCGGTCCTGAGCAACCTGAGGGTCAACCTGTCCAGGAACACCAGAGGTTGCTGCAGACACCCCCCCCAGACGGCAGCTCTGCCCTGGGGCCACAATCTGGAGTCCACCTTCCCTACATCCGTCTACGACTACGTGCTGGCGGCCGACGTCGTGTATCACCACGACTTCCTGGAGGAGCTTCTGGCCACAATGAAGCATTTCTGCAAACCGGGAACGACTTTGATTTGGGCCAACAAGGTCAGGTTTGAGACCGATGCGACGTTCACCGAGAAGTTCAAAAAGGCTTTTCACACGAGCCCGCTGGCCGAAGAGGGCGAGATGAAGATCCTCATGGCGACATgtaaagaagaggaggaggaagaggaagcgggcGAGAGACGGAAGATGTGCTGA